GAACAAAATGAGAAACCGAATCGATGTTCTCGCAATCGTGGCTCTTGCAGCTTTGGGTCTGATCCTTGCACCTGCATCGCTTCCAACCACCAGAGCACAGGCTACGAATCCGCCCTACCCAAGCCAGTTTCCCTCAGTCGAGCGTGTGAAGGCTGAGATAAAAGGCACCGATCCTATGGACACGGCGGCGCGTCAGATGGGCGCGTTCTGGCAACTACAGCAGGTCATCAAGGAACTCTCTGGCCTGCGATGGACTCGGAATGAACTCACCCCCGACGAGAAACGGCTGCTGGGTGGATACAGCGGCGGCTACCAGTCTGCCGGGCAGCCTTACGCTTCGTACCCGGACAAACCGAAGTGGTATAAGATGCATGCATTCTACGAGACGGATGAAGCCTTCCTCGATAGTCTGTTCGAGCGGTTCCTCTCACCCGCTCTTCGCACCCAATACCTCAATACTGAATCCCAGACGCGTGCACGGGTACAAGCAGGGAGGGAGCAACGAGCTAACACGCCTGATAAACGAGCTAACACGCCTGATGGCGGCAGACGGGCCGCGGCTCCAACTAATCCGTGCCCCGTAACAGACCAGCCCAAGACTACTAAGCCAGGTGTTCGACCAAACAGCACTTTATCCGTGATAGGGATACCCTATATTCATACCGTCACGAACCTCGATACAGGGAAGGTCGTGTCCCAGACCCGGGAAAACTTCACAAACGCAACGTTTTACCTGCTCGACGACGACGCGGAGAACGTGTTGCAGAGCGCGGGCCTCGGGCCCGGACTGATGGGTGACCGGTTCGCCAATCTGGCCTTCATCGGAGGAGTGGCGCAGGGGGACAAGATGCCGCTGATTGGCGGGCTGCTATCGCTGCCTGCTGGTCAAGGCCCCGCGGTAATGGTGAGCGAAGCGAAGGCTGACCTTGAATGCGTCATGAAAGCGATACGCGCACATAGCGCCGCAGAGATGACAACTGACGCCAACGCCAGGGGCACCTTCCCCAGCGTTGCGGCGGGAACATACTACTTGTATGGTTGGTACTATCGGGTCCAAAAGCCGGTTCGGCAGGGTCCTGTTGCCTGGAACCTGAAGGTAGAACTCAAGCCGGGTCCAAACACGTTAAGGCTCAATGTGAAAGATGCAGTCTATGCACCTTAAGACGTAAGTGGGATTAAGTAACCAATCCTTGTAGGTGCTTGCATCCGAGGCCGCGCCTAACTCTGGCGTGCAGCGGAGCGCGCGAGTCGGGTTCGCCGTGATCCGAGTAGGTACGTCGCGCGCCCGCTGACGCCTGGCGTTGGGCCGACGAAACCTGACCACCCGAGATGACGTGTTCGAGGTCGTGCGATCATCAGGCGTGGCGTCGGTGTACGTCGAAACGACAATTGTCAGCTATTTGACCGCGCGACCAAGTCGCGACGCGGTGCTGGCGGCGCATCAGACGTTGACGCGCGACTGGTGGCGGGATCGGGCTGCTTACGAACTGCGGGTCTCGCAGCTTGTCATTGGCGAGGCCGCAGTGAGTGACGAGTTCCAGCAGGCTCGCCGCGTGCGCGCGTTGCGAGGCATCCCGGTCCTCTCGCTGAAGGACCCGGCGACGCGGATCGCGCGAGAGTTGGTCCGGCAAGCTGCTCGTCTACCTGCGGCTCCTCGACTTGCCGGTGCCATCGGTCTACGGACCCACCGCTGACGAGAACCCGTTTGCGGACGTCTAATGCCTTGTTGCGATGCCGTTGACGACGGGCCTGCTTGACGAGGAGTAGGATCGCCGGATCATTCTTGGGTAACGGAGGACGCGATGGCGGACATCAACACGGCACTCGACGCAAGCAAAGATGCGATTCAGCAATTGATCATCGCCGGCGAGCGCACAGGGACCGCCTGGACTTCGCCACGTGCGCCGGGAAAGTGGTCGCCCAGCCAGATCGTGGAGCACGTCGCCCGCGGCCTTGAGGAGGCGGCCAACATAGCGGCTGGCCGTCCCTCAAAGCTTCCAAAGCTTCCCGCAGTCGTTCTCCTCATCCTCCGGCTCCTGTTCTTCAAGCGAATACTGAGGAAGGCAGTGTTCCCAAAGGGGTGGAAGGCCCACAAGGCGATGGATCCCGCGAGCGGGCCCGCGACGCCTGCCGAGGGACGCGTTCGCCTCGAGACGGCGCACCAGCAGTTCGACGAGGCCTGCCGCCAGGCCGCCTCGCACGGCGAGCGGATGCGAACGATCTTCGGTGCGGTGCCCGTGGAGGACTGCGTGCGCTTCGTGGAACTCCACACGCGCCATCACGGCAAGCAGATGGCGGACCGTTAGCAGCAGGATCCCGATGGCGTACGACGAGCAGCTCGCGAATCGCATCCGCCAGGCGTTCGGCACCCGGAAGGACATCACCGAACGCAAGGTGTTCGGTGGTCTCGCCTTCCTCTATCTCGGTCGGATGTGCTGCGGCATCGTCGGTCGTATCGCGCTCTGAAAGCGCTCGTCCGCGGACAGTCCCACAATAGGCGCGTTTGCGGCTCGGCCGATGAGGGGTCGGGGTCGGTGGACACCCCCGGCGTGATGGCCGGTTTTGGACCGTCGCAAGCCACTTCCTTTTCGCCCCGGAGGTTCCATGGCTGAACTGAAGACGAAGCAGACGGAAGCAAGCGTTGAGGAGTATCTCGACACCATCGAGGATCCGCGTCGCCGAGCCGACTGTGCGGCGATATCCGCACTCATGAAGAGAGTGACGAAATTCGAGCCCAAGATGTGGGGGCCAAGCATCGTTGGCTTCGGCAGCTACCACTACCGGTACGAGACTGGGCACGAAGGCGACGCATGCCTCGCCGGGTTCTCGTTTAGAAGGCCAGAGATTGTTGTCTACATCGCAGATGGTTTTGAATCTCGCGAGGAACTCCTGCAGCAGATTGGAAAGCACAGGACGGGCAAGGTCTGCCTCTACATCAAGAGGCTCTCAGACATAGACGTCGGAGTCCTTGAGAAACTCGTCAAAGCGTCAGTGGCCGAGGTGCGAAAGCGATACCCGTCGTGAGAGCGACGCCTAACCCCTCGTTCAACCGGACCCGCTACGGCAGGCCGCAGCGGTCCGGTTAACTCGAACGTTAGGTTGCGACACGAAGTCGCGTGAGTGGCTGTTGTGACTGTTGTTTGAAGGACACAACCTGATGTTCTGCCATCAGTATCCTACCAGAGCGTGCGTCACTGGCAACGGTGAGGTTCGATGCCTCTGGGACAATGTAGCCTCGTCCTTCGGGATGGCAGCCTTATTCGTGAGAAGTGGCTGCGACTGTTAGCATCAACACGGTCGGGAGCTAGGATCGAGTGGCATGGTCAACACATTGTGAATCGCTGATAAATGTCGTTATACGAGAACAAGCCAAAGATGCTGACGCCTGCTCGGTTGAATACAATCAACTCGACAGACACAGGCTTGGACCAAAAGGTACGTGGCCAAGTTCAGGTGTTCCTAACTCACCTGACGCAGACCTCGCGCCACCGGCAGAGAGGCGAGACCTAACCCACTCTGGCACTCACACGAAACGTGGTAAGCCCGTAGTTCTCCCGATGGCAAGACTTCTTTTCCAAGACAGAAGTCGAACTCAAGGGAAAGCGAGCCGTAAGGCGAACCCAAGGGACTGCGGGTATGGGAGTGTGGAAAAAGCGAAGGCCGTTCTGTAATCGAGCGGATAGAGGTTGAGCGCAACAGAGTAATGCGCAACATCACCTCAAGCGAAAGCAGGCTGACTTCCAACTGGTGTCTGGTCACGAGAGAGTCTGACAAACCGACTTAGGAGAGAATGCAGATGACAGCCGCAGCTTAAGCTGGTGCGCTCTCCCGCGAAAGCGCGTTGGCATCAGATGAGTATCGTGAAGGCGGTGTTTGAAGTAGAACATTGCCGGGTCCCGCGAGGGCCTTATGAGATGCTTGAGCCGGATGTCGGGAAACTTGCAAGTCCGGTTTTTAGGGGGCGGGGCGGTGGCAACATCGCCCTGCTACCCGGCCGGCTTCCTGGCCGCGACTCGGAGGAGATTATGGATACGCAAACGTTGATAGCTACTTTAGAGGCCGCACCCGGCATTATCATTGGCCTCGTCCGCGAGGTGCCGCCCCAGAACCTCAAGCGCCGCCCTGCGCCGAACAAGTGGTCCGCTCACGAGCATGCCTGTCACATATCTACCGGGCAGGCGACATTCCTCTCACGCCTGGAGTTGATGCTCTCTGACCCGCTCCCCCAAATAAAGTCTATGGAACCATCACCGGACGAGGAGGCCGGCTCACTACTGAGCGTTGATCTGGACGAAGCGCTGGGCCGGTACGTGCGGGAGCGGGCGCTGGTCGTTAAGCGGTTGAAGGAGCTATCCGCAGACGATTGGCAGCGGACGGCCGAGCATGAGGCGTTCAGCCACTACTCGGTGTATATAATGTTCAGGCACCTGCTGATGCATGAGATGCTTCACGCATACAGGATAGATGAGCTGATGCTGAAAAAGGATTGGGAGTAAACAACTGGCTAGACAGGTCGCCGCCTAACAACTCGCTCGAGCGGACAAACCTCGCGCCCTCGCTGCGCTCGTCCGCTGCGGTTTGCCGCTCAGTTCGGGCGTTCGGCGGCTTGCAACGGCCTGACGTAGAGTGACTGTATGATGATTCAACTCGGGCATGTCTGCGAACTTGTGCGGTATCCCGTCAAGTCGATGGCAGGTACCGCGACGGAGTCGGCATTTCTCGGGTGGCACGGTCTCGATGGTGATCGGCGCTTCGCTTTCCGGCGCTTGGGAGACGACAGCGGCTTCCCGTGGCTTTCGGCAAGCCGCCTCCATGAACTCCTCCTGTATCACGCTTTCGGTCTCGATGAGAGCACCGGCGAGCCTCTGCCAACTCACGTACGCACGCCCGCCGGAACGAACGTAGAGTTGCGCAGCGCAGAGCTCCAGAGCGAGGTTGCCGAGCGTTTTGGCAGCAGCCTGGAATTGATGAAGCTCAAGCACGGGATCTTCGATGATGCGCCGGTATCGGTCATTAGCCTGGCGACCATTGCCGGCATCGGTCGCGAGGCGGGAGTGGATCTCGATCGCCGGCGGTTCCGAGCCAACATTGTGCTTGAGACCGGCAATCCAGAGCCGTTTCTCGAAGATGGGTGGGTTGGCGGGACACTGGTGTTCGGCGATAGTGAGCCAAGGCCAGCCGTAAGTGTGACGGCGCGCGACGTGCGATGTATGATGATTAACCTCGATCCGGACACGGGCTCAAAGGACGTGCGGGCGATGAAGACAGTCGTGCGACTGAACAAGAACACCGCGGGCGTCTATGGAACTGTGGTGCAAACCGGCACAATCCTCGTTGGCCAGACAGTGAGCCTGGTTTTGGGCGCGCGGCGCTGAAGACGGGCTTAACTCTATCGCGCCGCCAAACTAGCGGTTGCAACGGAGCGGGTGCACGCAGATGCTCAGCCTTCGTCCGCTGCGCCGCCCCGGTTGAACCTGGGCGTTCGACGGCAATACCTCCACATCGAAGAAGTGCTAGGATGAAACAATCAATCGTACATATAGCTTTGGTCGTTAGAGATTACGATGAGGCCATAGAGTTTTACACAAAAAAGCTTCATTTCACACTGGTTGAAGATACCTATCAGCCGGAGCAAGATAAGCGCTGGGTAGTGGTCTCTCCGCCTGGCTCGCTTGGAACTACGTTGTTACTAGCGAGAGCGTCAAAACCGGAACAGGAATCTTTCATTGGCAATCAGTCTGGCGGGCGAGTGTTGTTATTTCTCAATACGGATGATTTTTGGAGGGACTACAACGATATGATTTCCAACGGAACAAAGTTCGTCAGAGAGCCTAAGAAAGAAATCTATGGCACGGTTGCTGTTTTTGAAGACCTGTATGGGAATCTGTGGGATCTGCTGGACCTCAATGACGACCATCCAATCTCCAAGCGAGCGGTCTAACCGGGATTGACCGGTGCGTTTCTTATGGTTGCTTTGAGTGCCGTTCGCGCGCCCGATCATCCCAACCGCTAGAGCGGCTCCGGGTGGGCGTGGTGTTAAAGAAGATCGCAGGCGGAACGTTACTATTGCGTTGGCTAGTAGAAACAAAACTCAACTAAACAGGGATGGAGGAAAACCATGCACGGCAAACGTACTCCCTTTTTCGCGCTCGTCTTATTGTTCACCGCGACGGTCGCTGCGCGCGCAGACAAAATAGACGACTACGTCAAAGCCGAGATGCAGAGACAGCATATTCCCGGCACATCGATCGCTGTCCTAAAGGACGGGAAGATCATCAAGGCGGAGGGCTACGGCCTGGCAAATGTTGAACTGAATGTTCCTGCCAGACCAGAAACCGTTTACAAAATCGGTTCCGTTAGCAAGCAACTAATCGCCACAGGAATCATGATCCTGATTCAGGACGGCAAGTTGAGCCTCGATGACAAAATCAGCAAGTTTCTTGAAGGCACACCCGATACCTGGAAAGAGATTACCGTCCGACATCTGTTGACCCACACATCGGGACTCGTCCGCGAGGCGCCAGGCTTCGATCCGCTCAAAATCCAAAATGACGCTGACGTAATAAAGACTGCCTACCCATTGCCGCTCCGGTTTGCGCCGGGGGAGAAGTGGGAATATTGCAATGTCGGGTACTTTTCACTGGCCGAGATCATTCGAAAAGTTACCGGCATGCCGTGGGGCGACTACTTGAACGAGCGTCTTTATTCGCCGCTCGAAATGAACGCCACACGCACGACCACCATGACCGCGCTGGTTCAGAACCGCGCAAACGGATATGTCTGGACGGATGGCAAGCTGCAAAACGCCGGCGTCTACTTCGCGTTGCGCCCAAGCGGGGCATTTCTTTCCACCGTTCTTGACCTGGCGAAGTGGGATGCTGCGCTCTACACCGACCGAATTCTCAAGCAGTCTACCCTCAGCCAGGTGTGGATGCCGGTCAAATTGAACAGCGGCGCAACTCATCCTTACGGCTTCGGCTGGGAACTAAGCAGCGTGGCGGGCCACAAGCTGGTGCACCATGGCGGTTCGCTTCCGGGTTTTCGCGCCCAAATCGCGCGATTCGTGGACGATAAACTGACCGTAGTTGTCCTGACGAATGGCGACAATGCAAACCCGAATTCCATCGCGCTCGGCATCGCGGCGTTTTATATACCTGGTTTAATACCGGAGCGCACGGTCGCAAGAATAGACCCCAAAATCCTTGATGCCTACACCGGGCAATATCAGCATCCATCGGTGGTCTTCGCGGTCACCCGCGAAGGCGACAAGTTACGGTTGCAACAAGGGTCGAACTCGGAAAAACAAGATCTGCTGCCGGAAAGCGCAACCAACTTTTTCATGAACGAGAATCGACGCCTCACCTACAGCTTCGTCAAAGATGAAAAAGGAGAAGTCGCCTATCTGGTAGTTCAGCTTGAAGGCCGTGAAACGGGGAGGGCGAAGAAAATCAAATAGGCCGCGCCTAGACTCCGGAGTGCATCGGAGCGCGCGGGCCGGTGTTCGCTATAGTGCGAGTGCAACGCCGCGCGCTCGCTGACGCCTGACGTTAGGCAACTGAGAGGCGCTATGGGCTATGATCTCTTCATAACTCGAGCGGAGTTTTGGCCAGAAAACGAAGGTCGAGAGATAACTGCGGAAGAATGGGTGAAGCTTGTTGAAGCTGACCAGGAGTTGAAGTTGGCTGGATACAATGGACCCTATTTTGCCTTGTGGGATGGACCCTCGAAGTATCCGGAGGCATGGTTAGATTGGGACAACGGGAACATCTACAGCAAGAACCCAGATAAGGCTATTGTCGCTAAAATGATTCAAATAGCAGGTAGGTTGGGCGCAAGAGTGCAGGGGCAGGACGGGGAGATCTATCTTGATACGTCTCAGGTGAGCGACCCCGACGATCCCCTACCTCCAATCGAAATAGAGAGAAGTGGGCAGCGATGGTGGAGGCGCATGTTTCGCGCCCGCTGACGCGTGGCGTTAGGTTTCACAGAATGTCCGATGGCGAAACGTAAGAACAAGTTTGCGAGATGGATGGGTCCGGTGCTCGATGCGCTGCGGGAACTCGGCGGTTCCGGCAAGCCGCGCGAGGTACTTGACCTCGTTGCAGATCGCCACGGGCTCTCCGACGCCAATCTTGAGGCTACTCTGAAGTCGGGCCAGACGCGGTTCTATAACCAAGTTCACTGGGCACGCCAATACCTGGTCTGGGAAGGCCTCGTTGATGGCTCGACTCACGGGGTGTGGTCCTTGACCTCCACCGGCTTCGAGACTTCGCTCGACGACGAGGCGGCGCACCGGCTAGCTCTCAAGTGGGGCAAGATTCACGCCGCAGCCAAGCGAAAGAGCGACGATGCCGACGAGGAAGACGCTCCCGTGCCCGCTGCGGAGGTCGTCGCCGACCAGGACAATCGGTATCTCCTGCTCGAGATCCTCAAGAAGGTGACCCCTCAAGGGTTCGAGAGCATCTGCGGTCGCCTGCTTCGGGAGTCGGGTTTCGAGAAAGTAACCGTCACCGGGCGGTCCAAAGATGAGGGTATTGATGGCATCGGAATTCTGCAGGTCAATCCCTTTGTGAGTTTCAAGGTCCTCTTCCAGTGCAAGCGATACAAGGGTTCAGTGTCCAGGGCTCAGGTCGGTGACTTTCGAAATGCAATGATCGGCCGCGCTGACAAGGGCATCATCATCATCACCACCGGCACGTTCACGGCGGATGCGCGTCGCGAGGCCGACCGGGATGGTGCTCCTCCGGTCGAACTCGTCGATGGCGACAAGCTCGTCGAGATGTTCGAGCGTGTTGGGCTCGGCCTGAAACCACGCACGGTGTATGAACTTGACCGTGCGTTCTTCGCGAACTACCTGCCAAGTGAAACCTAACTTGCTTATCCAGCGGAGCGCGCGCACCGATAGTTCGTCCTCGGCCCTTGACGCCGTCGCGCGCGCCCGCTGATCGTCAGCGTTAGGTCCTCGCGAAGATCAGTTGAGCCAATCGGCGTAAAGTAGTAAGTTTGCCGTATGCAAAAAATTGAAATTCAATTGTCAGAACTAACAGCAGTCAAGCTCCTTGGGGAGTAGTGTCCAGATTTTCGCTCTTGCCAGGTTCCGAAGAAGCCAGCAACCCGCTTGACGTATCAGGAGGCCCTATTTTTATGAAGCGCTCATTTGTTTTCGTTGTGTCCTGTCTGCTGTTGATCGTCACCGTTGACCGCGCCGACGCGCAGTGGGCGCGGTTTCGCGGGCCAAACGGGTCTGGTGTCGATTTGTCGGTCGGGTATCCCGTCGAGTTTTCGCCTACCAAGAACGTGGCGTGGAAGGCGTCGGTGCCCTACGGGCAGTCGTCACCGATCGTAGTGGGCACCCGGCTCTACGGCACCGCCAGCGAAGGCGACCGGTTGATCACGTTCTGCCTGGACACGCGGACCGGCCGGGAACTATGGCGCCGGGAAGTCCGGCGAGAGCGAGTGCAGGCCGCATACAAAGCCAATGATCCGGCATCGCCAACCCCAGCGGCCGACGAGAGCGGGGTCGTGGCCTTCTTCCCTGAATTTGGATTGGTGTCGTACAACAACGACGGGCAAGTGCGTTGGACCTCCCGCCTCGGCCCCTTTAAGAACTTCTACGGAATGGCAGGTTCGCCAATCATCGAAGGGGGCACGGTCGTGCTGGTATGCGACCAGCAGGCGGGGTCCTTTGTCATTGCGCTCGACCGCTCGACCGGGCGTCTGCGATGGAAGACCGGCCGGCCAGGCATGATGATTGGGTGGTCGACGCCCATGGTCTTTCGACCGGACGCGACGCGCGCGGACTTGATCGTGCTCGGCTCGACGCGTCTCGACGCCTACGATCTCGCGTCCGGCGCGCAGCGCTGGTGGCTGCCGGTGGCGTCCGGTGGCGCAATGGGCACGCCGTTGGCGCACGGTGACACCCTGATGATCACCACCCTTGGCAGCAATGAGCCGTCGATGCCGACCTTCGCCGCGGTGCTGTCGCAATACGACAAGGACAAGGACGGGCGCCTGTCATTGCAAGAGTTTCGCGGTGATGCGGACCTTGGGGAGCACTTCGGCTGGATCGATGAGAACGACGACAAGTTCATCGTCGCCCAGGAATGGAACAAGACGCGGGCGTATGACGTGGGCGAGTGGGGGACGATCGCCGTTCGCCCGGGCAGCGCGCGGGGCCAGCTCGAGCCGGGCGCGATTCGCTGGCGCCTTAAGAAGAACATCCCGTACATTCCGGCGCCGCTGCTGTACCAGGGCGTGTATTACATGGTGAAAACCGGCGGCATCATCACCTCGCTTGATCCCGCGACAGGCCGCATCCTGAAGGAGGGCCGGAGCCCCGGCGCGCTGGGCGAGTACTATGCGTCACCGGTTGCCGCGGACGGTAAGGTGTTCCTCGCGAATACCGAAGGCAAGATCACCGTTCTCAAAGCTGGTGCGGAGTGGGAGGTGCTCGCCGTCAACGAAATGGACGACGAGGTCAATGCAACGCCCGCCCTGAGCGATGGACGGGTCTACGTGCGGACGCACAGCGCATTGTACTGCTTCAGCACCTCGCGTTAGCCGAGCCGCCGCGATAAGTCACTAGCCCTGCGTATGGCGGCACCTAACAATGGCGTGAACCGGAGCCGCCGAAGCGGATTTCTTATGGTTCTTTGGCGCGTTACACGGCGGCCCGGTTACGCCTGACGTTAGGCGTCGCAAAGACCCATGCCGCCCGGCTCTTCGACAAGCTCTCGGCGCGGCGCCGGACGCAGGCCGTGCAGCTCGCGAAGGAGGCGGGACTCATCCCCTGAAAGGGTGATTTCCACGGTTTCGCTGCAGAATCATCCTTTCGGGTGACGCGGGAACCAAGGCGGAAGGCCTAGGCTGACGGGCGAGAGGATTCGAACAATGAAGAAAATCGCCGCAGAACGAAATAGGTTTCAGAGATCAGACGCAGTACGCTCCAACTTGGCCGCACTTCGGAGGCTCAAATGAAGAGAGTCACAGGTATCGGAGGAATCTTCTTCAACGCGAACGACCCTGTCGCACTGCGAGCTTGGTACAAGCAGCACCTGGGAATCGACGTCCAGGAATGGGGAGGCACCGCGTTCACCTGGACCGATGCAGCGGGCAATCCGACAAAGGGAACGACCGTGTGGTCCATCGGCGCCGCTGATGGTGAGCACTTCGCACCAAGCAAGTCGACCTTCATGGTCAACTATCGCGTCGAAGACTTGGCCGCTGTACTTCAGGCGCTTCGGGACGAAGGATGTAACGTCCTGGAGAAGACAGACGATTCCGAGTACGGGAAGTTCGGTTGGGTCATGGACCCAGAGGGCAACAAGGTCGAACTTTGGCAGCCACCTCCGGGACAGTGAGTTCCATGCCTGAAATCCAAATGCCGACGCCTAACCCTTACATGCACCGGACTCGCCTTCGGCGAGCCGGTGATGTAAAACGTTAGGCGTACAAGGCTGTGACATGCGAGTTCCTGGCAATTCTGATCGGCGGTGGCGCCCTCACTATTCCGTTGTCGATCTGGGCGCTCAGCAAGCTGAAGGGGAGAGCCGACCAACGCGCGGCCGGTGCTCCGGACACTTCACTGGAGCGATTCGCTCGGGCACACCCGAACTTGCGAGTCGATATTCCCGGAATCGTGATGACTGGCTCGCTCAATCTGCACGTATCGAACATCGATGAGCTTTGGGGCAGCCTGAAAGATAAAGCTGAAGTAATGTTCCCACCGCAGGACATGGCCTATCGGATGCGTGAGTTTGGGATAAAGGACCCAAACGGTTACGCGCTGATTCTTGGTGAAGACATTTCAAAGAAATAAATAGGGGAAATCTATGGTACGAATCGTTTTGGGCGTCATTGCCGGATTTTTTGCTTGGTCGATAGTTTGGGTCGGAAGCGAGAAGGTTCTTTCGGCCATTTGGCCGGAGTGGTACGGCGCTCATCAACTCGCGTTCGAAGCGGCCGTTGCCAATGGCGGTCAGTTCACAGCGGACACGACGCTTCTTCTCATGCATATTGTCCTCGGTTCAATAGTCTCGGTGATGTCCGGATTTCTGGCCGCGCTGATCGCCGGTGAAAACAAACGCGCGCCGCTAGTCCTCGGCTTTCTGCTGGTGGCCTTTGGTTTACTGAAGGTGGTTCTGTCCTGGCCGTATGTTCCCATTTGGTATCACGTTATCTTTACGGCGCTTCTAATTCCAATGACGATTATGGGCGGTAAACTGAAAACCACCACTTAGGAAAAAAGAAATGAGAATCATACTTGCAGGCATCGCGGGCGGTATCGCGATGTTTATCTGGAGCTTTTGTTCCCATACTGTTCTGCCGCTCGGCGAAGTAGGCGTCAGAATGCTGCCGAACGAACCCCGCTGATGGCGGCGCTCAGGCCTCCTAATTCATGTTAGGCGTCTGAAGGTTACAGGTTGAGCGGAAAGGGTAAACGATGTCAGGACACGGGCGGCACGCGCGGCTTATTTTGTAGACGCCTTGCCCGCCCACTCGTAAGGGGTTTTAAGCTAGCAGGGGTTTTAAGCTAGCGGTGGCAAGGCGGGCCAGGCTACGGTGCGGCACGCGCAACCTGAAGTTCTTGGTACACGCTGCCGCGCGGCTGAGTTAGTCAGGTCAGGCGGGATGAGTTACCCTGCCGAGGCTGCTACCCAAATACAGACACCTAACACCCATTCAACCGGAGCCGCGCCAACGGAGGCTTCGCTTGACCCCAAGACTCCAGGCGCGGCCCGGTTAATGATGCCGTTAGGCGCTAAAACCCGCTTTATGAAAAAAAACTATTACACCTGTTTCCTACAACCTAACGTAGTGTTATCGGACGTTGGAAACGTGGGCAATGCGGCCTATCCCCAACGAAAG
This DNA window, taken from Acidobacteriota bacterium, encodes the following:
- a CDS encoding DinB family protein — protein: MADINTALDASKDAIQQLIIAGERTGTAWTSPRAPGKWSPSQIVEHVARGLEEAANIAAGRPSKLPKLPAVVLLILRLLFFKRILRKAVFPKGWKAHKAMDPASGPATPAEGRVRLETAHQQFDEACRQAASHGERMRTIFGAVPVEDCVRFVELHTRHHGKQMADR
- a CDS encoding DUF1801 domain-containing protein, whose protein sequence is MAELKTKQTEASVEEYLDTIEDPRRRADCAAISALMKRVTKFEPKMWGPSIVGFGSYHYRYETGHEGDACLAGFSFRRPEIVVYIADGFESREELLQQIGKHRTGKVCLYIKRLSDIDVGVLEKLVKASVAEVRKRYPS
- a CDS encoding DinB family protein, whose protein sequence is MSIVKAVFEVEHCRVPRGPYEMLEPDVGKLASPVFRGRGGGNIALLPGRLPGRDSEEIMDTQTLIATLEAAPGIIIGLVREVPPQNLKRRPAPNKWSAHEHACHISTGQATFLSRLELMLSDPLPQIKSMEPSPDEEAGSLLSVDLDEALGRYVRERALVVKRLKELSADDWQRTAEHEAFSHYSVYIMFRHLLMHEMLHAYRIDELMLKKDWE
- a CDS encoding MOSC domain-containing protein, translated to MMIQLGHVCELVRYPVKSMAGTATESAFLGWHGLDGDRRFAFRRLGDDSGFPWLSASRLHELLLYHAFGLDESTGEPLPTHVRTPAGTNVELRSAELQSEVAERFGSSLELMKLKHGIFDDAPVSVISLATIAGIGREAGVDLDRRRFRANIVLETGNPEPFLEDGWVGGTLVFGDSEPRPAVSVTARDVRCMMINLDPDTGSKDVRAMKTVVRLNKNTAGVYGTVVQTGTILVGQTVSLVLGARR
- a CDS encoding VOC family protein gives rise to the protein MKQSIVHIALVVRDYDEAIEFYTKKLHFTLVEDTYQPEQDKRWVVVSPPGSLGTTLLLARASKPEQESFIGNQSGGRVLLFLNTDDFWRDYNDMISNGTKFVREPKKEIYGTVAVFEDLYGNLWDLLDLNDDHPISKRAV
- a CDS encoding serine hydrolase: MHGKRTPFFALVLLFTATVAARADKIDDYVKAEMQRQHIPGTSIAVLKDGKIIKAEGYGLANVELNVPARPETVYKIGSVSKQLIATGIMILIQDGKLSLDDKISKFLEGTPDTWKEITVRHLLTHTSGLVREAPGFDPLKIQNDADVIKTAYPLPLRFAPGEKWEYCNVGYFSLAEIIRKVTGMPWGDYLNERLYSPLEMNATRTTTMTALVQNRANGYVWTDGKLQNAGVYFALRPSGAFLSTVLDLAKWDAALYTDRILKQSTLSQVWMPVKLNSGATHPYGFGWELSSVAGHKLVHHGGSLPGFRAQIARFVDDKLTVVVLTNGDNANPNSIALGIAAFYIPGLIPERTVARIDPKILDAYTGQYQHPSVVFAVTREGDKLRLQQGSNSEKQDLLPESATNFFMNENRRLTYSFVKDEKGEVAYLVVQLEGRETGRAKKIK
- a CDS encoding restriction endonuclease, with translation MGPVLDALRELGGSGKPREVLDLVADRHGLSDANLEATLKSGQTRFYNQVHWARQYLVWEGLVDGSTHGVWSLTSTGFETSLDDEAAHRLALKWGKIHAAAKRKSDDADEEDAPVPAAEVVADQDNRYLLLEILKKVTPQGFESICGRLLRESGFEKVTVTGRSKDEGIDGIGILQVNPFVSFKVLFQCKRYKGSVSRAQVGDFRNAMIGRADKGIIIITTGTFTADARREADRDGAPPVELVDGDKLVEMFERVGLGLKPRTVYELDRAFFANYLPSET
- a CDS encoding PQQ-binding-like beta-propeller repeat protein, encoding MKRSFVFVVSCLLLIVTVDRADAQWARFRGPNGSGVDLSVGYPVEFSPTKNVAWKASVPYGQSSPIVVGTRLYGTASEGDRLITFCLDTRTGRELWRREVRRERVQAAYKANDPASPTPAADESGVVAFFPEFGLVSYNNDGQVRWTSRLGPFKNFYGMAGSPIIEGGTVVLVCDQQAGSFVIALDRSTGRLRWKTGRPGMMIGWSTPMVFRPDATRADLIVLGSTRLDAYDLASGAQRWWLPVASGGAMGTPLAHGDTLMITTLGSNEPSMPTFAAVLSQYDKDKDGRLSLQEFRGDADLGEHFGWIDENDDKFIVAQEWNKTRAYDVGEWGTIAVRPGSARGQLEPGAIRWRLKKNIPYIPAPLLYQGVYYMVKTGGIITSLDPATGRILKEGRSPGALGEYYASPVAADGKVFLANTEGKITVLKAGAEWEVLAVNEMDDEVNATPALSDGRVYVRTHSALYCFSTSR
- a CDS encoding VOC family protein; amino-acid sequence: MKRVTGIGGIFFNANDPVALRAWYKQHLGIDVQEWGGTAFTWTDAAGNPTKGTTVWSIGAADGEHFAPSKSTFMVNYRVEDLAAVLQALRDEGCNVLEKTDDSEYGKFGWVMDPEGNKVELWQPPPGQ